From a single Streptomyces liliifuscus genomic region:
- a CDS encoding ABC transporter permease subunit, with the protein MARLFTPVTLFSPGGRAALTRLGCLAAVLAAVGLLPWLSGRDPALTVLRARSAEQEGTPEALAAIRADLGLDAGPLSLLGSWLSGLPRGDLGTSWVSGTDVLPSVVSGLQVSLALMGAALGVALLVTCAIVAPVLVRGRGSAGAFAAMLAALPEFLLATVALLVCGVWLGLLPTSGWQGPAYMVLPAVALGIPAGGLLGRLVADALPPVLDERWVELWRGAGVGRARISAAALRRVLPPLVPQFGMVAVGLTGGAVAVETVFAVPGIGRTALGAAKSQDLPLLQGSVLALLALGLVTGAAAAVVRRRLLGPALRDAGLTLPAARPVRAHPAVPLTLGITLLTCVGWGLLRDPYTVDTNARLQAPSWAYPLGTDGLGRDVLARLGHGAASTIGTATAVCLAGLVLALALGFLPAVASGASDIANALPPVIAGILVAAVVGPGTGGAALAVALLSWPTLSSHAAALVQEVRASTFLLAQRAIGASPLWILTRHVLPSVAAPVTRHALLRLPGIALALASLGFLGLGAQPPAPEWGLLLDESRAYVERAPWAALAPAVALALLAALAVSSAPYAEPGPSRTTAQPRPGSSLLPRSRAALSALRPRKEPTR; encoded by the coding sequence ATGGCACGCCTGTTCACTCCGGTCACTCTGTTCTCGCCGGGCGGCCGGGCCGCTCTCACCCGGCTCGGCTGTCTCGCCGCGGTCCTCGCCGCCGTCGGACTGCTCCCCTGGCTCTCCGGCCGCGACCCCGCCCTCACCGTCCTGCGCGCCCGCTCGGCCGAGCAGGAGGGCACACCGGAGGCCCTCGCCGCGATCCGCGCCGACCTCGGCCTGGACGCGGGTCCCCTTTCCCTGCTGGGGAGTTGGCTCTCCGGCCTGCCACGCGGCGACCTCGGCACGTCCTGGGTGTCGGGCACCGACGTCCTCCCGTCGGTCGTCTCCGGACTCCAGGTCTCGCTCGCCCTGATGGGCGCGGCGCTCGGGGTCGCGCTCCTGGTGACCTGCGCGATCGTCGCTCCCGTACTCGTACGGGGCCGGGGGTCGGCCGGCGCGTTCGCCGCGATGCTCGCCGCGTTGCCCGAATTCCTGCTGGCGACGGTCGCGTTGCTGGTGTGCGGAGTGTGGCTGGGCCTGCTGCCGACCTCCGGCTGGCAGGGCCCCGCGTACATGGTGCTGCCCGCCGTCGCACTCGGCATTCCCGCGGGCGGACTCCTCGGCCGACTGGTCGCGGACGCACTGCCGCCCGTCCTCGACGAGCGCTGGGTGGAGCTGTGGCGGGGCGCCGGGGTCGGCAGGGCACGCATCTCGGCCGCCGCCCTGCGGCGCGTACTGCCGCCGCTGGTACCGCAGTTCGGAATGGTCGCCGTAGGACTGACCGGCGGGGCGGTCGCCGTGGAGACGGTGTTCGCGGTGCCGGGCATCGGCCGTACGGCACTGGGGGCGGCCAAGTCGCAGGACCTGCCACTGCTTCAGGGGTCGGTTCTCGCGCTGCTCGCCCTCGGCCTCGTCACGGGTGCCGCGGCGGCCGTCGTACGGCGGCGGCTGCTGGGCCCGGCCCTGCGCGACGCCGGGCTGACGCTGCCCGCGGCCCGCCCGGTCCGCGCGCACCCGGCCGTCCCGTTGACGCTCGGAATCACACTGCTGACCTGCGTCGGCTGGGGCCTGCTGCGCGACCCGTACACGGTGGACACGAACGCCCGCCTCCAGGCGCCCTCCTGGGCGTATCCCCTCGGCACGGACGGGCTCGGCCGTGATGTGCTGGCGCGGCTCGGGCACGGCGCGGCGTCGACGATCGGCACGGCGACCGCGGTCTGTCTGGCCGGCCTCGTCCTCGCGCTCGCCCTCGGTTTCCTGCCCGCCGTGGCGTCCGGCGCCTCGGACATCGCCAACGCGCTGCCGCCGGTGATCGCGGGCATCCTGGTCGCGGCCGTCGTGGGCCCCGGAACGGGCGGTGCCGCGCTCGCCGTGGCCCTGCTCTCCTGGCCCACCCTGTCGTCGCACGCGGCGGCGCTGGTGCAGGAGGTCCGCGCGTCGACGTTCCTGCTGGCCCAACGGGCCATCGGGGCAAGCCCGTTGTGGATCCTCACCCGCCACGTCCTGCCCTCGGTGGCGGCCCCGGTCACCCGTCACGCCCTCCTGCGCCTTCCCGGCATCGCCCTGGCCCTGGCTTCCCTCGGCTTCCTCGGCCTCGGCGCCCAGCCGCCCGCCCCGGAGTGGGGCCTGCTCCTGGACGAGTCACGGGCATACGTGGAACGCGCCCCGTGGGCGGCCCTGGCCCCCGCGGTGGCCCTGGCCCTGCTGGCGGCCCTGGCTGTGTCGTCGGCGCCATACGCGGAGCCCGGCCCCAGCAGAACGACCGCGCAGCCCCGCCCCGGCTCCAGCCTCCTCCCCCGCTCCCGTGCCGCCCTCTCCGCCCTACGCCCCCGCAAGGAGCCGACCCGTTGA
- a CDS encoding ABC transporter ATP-binding protein has protein sequence MNPEVLLSVRDLHVSIGAVDAVRGLSFDVRKGEVLAVVGESGAGKSLTARALLGMPPQEATVTGSVRMGSYELVGAPRSVRAALWGRQLALVPQDALSALSPVHRVCDQLGAAVRSVDGVSRKEARARAVAALKEVGIPADQTRAYPHEFSGGMRQRAVIAMALLHSPALVIADEPTTAQDPETRRQILDLLTHRSEATGTTLVLITHDLPMVREHADRVLVMYAGRLTEEGPVEEVFTRPRAPYTAGLLTSLPQPKAPRQGRGELRDQPQRTRRHRLPSIPGTPPTPTDLPPGCAFAPRCPLADATRCHTEHPKPQTHNNHTVACHHWRDLPTHPAELFLESV, from the coding sequence TTGAACCCCGAAGTCCTCCTCTCCGTCCGGGACTTGCACGTCTCCATCGGCGCGGTCGATGCCGTGCGGGGCCTCTCCTTCGACGTGCGCAAGGGTGAAGTCCTCGCCGTGGTGGGCGAGTCGGGCGCGGGCAAGTCCCTCACGGCCCGCGCCCTGCTCGGCATGCCACCACAGGAGGCGACTGTGACGGGCAGCGTGCGGATGGGGTCTTACGAGCTGGTGGGCGCCCCCCGTTCCGTACGCGCCGCCCTCTGGGGCCGCCAACTCGCCCTCGTCCCACAGGACGCGCTCTCGGCACTGTCGCCCGTGCATCGAGTCTGCGACCAACTGGGCGCCGCCGTACGGTCCGTGGACGGGGTCTCCCGCAAGGAGGCGCGGGCCCGGGCGGTGGCCGCACTGAAGGAGGTCGGCATCCCCGCGGACCAGACGCGGGCCTACCCGCACGAGTTCTCGGGCGGTATGCGCCAACGAGCCGTCATCGCCATGGCGTTGCTCCACTCCCCCGCCCTGGTGATCGCCGACGAACCGACGACAGCCCAGGACCCGGAGACCCGACGCCAGATCCTCGACCTCCTCACCCACCGCAGCGAGGCCACAGGCACCACGCTGGTCCTGATCACCCACGACCTCCCCATGGTCCGCGAACACGCCGACCGAGTACTGGTCATGTACGCGGGCCGCCTGACCGAGGAGGGCCCGGTGGAGGAAGTATTCACCCGCCCCAGGGCCCCATACACGGCTGGCTTGCTGACATCACTGCCCCAGCCCAAGGCGCCCCGCCAGGGGCGCGGGGAACTGCGCGACCAGCCACAACGCACCCGCAGACACAGACTCCCCTCAATCCCAGGCACCCCACCCACCCCCACCGACCTCCCCCCAGGCTGTGCCTTCGCCCCCCGCTGCCCCCTCGCGGACGCGACCCGGTGCCACACGGAACACCCCAAGCCCCAAACCCACAACAACCACACCGTTGCCTGCCACCACTGGCGCGACCTCCCCACCCACCCCGCCGAGTTGTTCCTGGAGTCGGTGTGA
- a CDS encoding ABC transporter ATP-binding protein, with the protein MNPLLDVRDLVVHHGPRTTVDHVSFDIAPGETLGLIGPSGCGKSSTAMAVLQLRRPSGGEVWFDGHELTSLNEKRLRPLRPAMQPVFQDPYGSLGPRHRIRDAIAEPLRVQGSWDRTTGPERVAELLEQVGLDPSLGDRRPHELSGGQCQRAGIARALACGPKLLVLDEPVSALDPSLRAGILNLLAELQERLGLGYLFICHDMALVRHFCDRVAEMRDGRIVRTTPLP; encoded by the coding sequence GTGAACCCTCTGCTGGACGTACGCGACCTGGTCGTCCACCACGGCCCCCGCACCACCGTGGACCACGTCTCCTTCGACATCGCCCCCGGCGAAACCCTCGGCCTCATCGGCCCCTCGGGCTGCGGCAAGTCCTCCACAGCCATGGCCGTACTACAGCTGCGCCGCCCCTCAGGCGGCGAAGTCTGGTTCGACGGCCACGAGTTGACCTCACTGAACGAGAAGCGACTACGCCCGCTCAGACCGGCGATGCAGCCCGTGTTCCAGGACCCGTACGGATCACTGGGCCCCCGCCACCGCATCCGAGACGCGATCGCGGAACCCCTGCGCGTACAGGGGAGTTGGGACCGGACGACCGGCCCCGAGCGCGTGGCCGAGCTGCTGGAGCAGGTCGGCCTCGACCCGTCACTCGGAGACCGTCGCCCGCACGAGCTCTCCGGGGGCCAGTGCCAACGCGCCGGTATCGCCCGCGCGTTGGCGTGCGGGCCAAAGCTCCTGGTGCTCGACGAACCGGTCTCCGCGCTGGACCCGTCCCTGCGCGCGGGCATCCTCAACCTCCTGGCCGAGCTGCAGGAACGCCTGGGCCTCGGCTACCTGTTCATCTGCCACGACATGGCGCTCGTACGCCACTTCTGCGACCGCGTGGCGGAGATGCGCGACGGCAGGATCGTCAGGACGACCCCTCTGCCGTAA
- a CDS encoding TetR/AcrR family transcriptional regulator — translation MGHREDLLEGAKRCLLEKGFVRTTARDIVKESRTNLASIGYHYGSKDALLAEAYVSIVEELSDDFDAGGSATANTEPGSLERFQEVWSNVIGTMQRPGSMWHLSMEIVVMGDKVPGVRDHLAKAQREGARGIVPLLMGGLEEDVRERDVDTLGKFYMTLMMGLIAQWTFDPETAASAEELTEGLRRVIAKAGTTGAGAVGSAAAVTAEGSS, via the coding sequence ATGGGACACCGTGAGGATCTGCTCGAAGGCGCCAAGCGCTGCCTGCTGGAGAAGGGCTTCGTGCGCACGACGGCCCGCGACATCGTCAAGGAGTCGCGGACGAACCTGGCGTCGATCGGCTACCACTACGGGTCGAAGGACGCACTGCTCGCGGAGGCCTACGTCTCCATCGTCGAGGAGCTGTCCGACGACTTCGACGCGGGCGGGAGCGCCACGGCGAATACGGAGCCGGGGTCCCTGGAGCGGTTCCAGGAGGTGTGGTCGAACGTCATCGGGACCATGCAGAGGCCCGGTTCGATGTGGCATCTCAGCATGGAGATCGTGGTGATGGGCGACAAGGTGCCGGGCGTGCGCGACCACTTGGCCAAGGCCCAGCGCGAGGGGGCGCGGGGCATCGTCCCGCTGCTGATGGGCGGGCTGGAGGAGGACGTGCGGGAGAGGGACGTCGACACGCTGGGCAAGTTCTACATGACCCTGATGATGGGGCTCATCGCGCAGTGGACCTTCGATCCCGAGACCGCGGCCAGTGCGGAGGAACTCACCGAGGGGTTGCGGAGGGTGATCGCGAAGGCGGGGACGACGGGGGCGGGAGCCGTGGGTTCGGCGGCCGCGGTTACGGCAGAGGGGTCGTCCTGA
- a CDS encoding MFS transporter, giving the protein MPDPLTPPTPPAEGGTPARAGRREWTALGVLMLPLLLVSMDVSVLYFAVPQISADLEPTGTQQLWIFDMYAFVLAGLLMTMGSLGDRIGRRRLLLIGAAAFGAASLVAAYADSAETLIAARAVLGIGGATLMPSTLALIRTLFTDQAQRSKAIGVWSGVMTAGVALGSVMSGVLVEYFWWGSVFLVNLPAMVLLLILGPMLLPESKNPAPGRFDLLSVPLSMAAVLPVIYGLKEIPSEGWNVRYVMSVTIGLLFATLFVHRQRTIESPMIPPSLFRGRGFAPAVSLNLLSSFGMMGSALFTTQYLQSVLGKSSMEAALWGLLPTVLVGVAAPVAARLVQRGVNRAYVVSGGFVLAACGYGMLTAAGTDSLWLVLAGSGVIAAGIVTVMSQMMDLALGTVPVEKAGSASSVLETGAEFGGALGMALLGSIGTAVYRHDIPDGAPAAAHETLGAALAVAPQLPGRAGDALVTAAREAFTSGMQAAAVAGAVLLLAAAVLAAMSLRQVRVRETECAEPEKALV; this is encoded by the coding sequence ATGCCCGACCCGCTCACTCCGCCGACTCCACCCGCCGAGGGAGGCACTCCCGCCCGTGCCGGACGCCGCGAATGGACCGCACTCGGCGTCCTGATGCTGCCGCTGCTCCTGGTCTCGATGGATGTCTCGGTCCTCTACTTCGCGGTCCCGCAGATCAGCGCGGACCTGGAGCCGACCGGCACCCAGCAGCTGTGGATCTTCGACATGTACGCGTTCGTGCTGGCCGGGCTGCTGATGACGATGGGCTCGCTCGGCGACCGCATCGGCCGCCGCAGGCTGCTCCTGATCGGCGCCGCCGCCTTCGGAGCGGCCTCGCTGGTCGCGGCGTACGCCGACAGCGCCGAGACGCTGATCGCGGCCCGCGCGGTGCTCGGCATCGGCGGCGCGACGCTGATGCCGTCCACACTGGCGCTCATCCGTACGCTCTTCACGGACCAGGCCCAGCGCTCCAAGGCGATCGGCGTGTGGTCCGGAGTGATGACGGCCGGTGTCGCGCTCGGCTCGGTCATGAGCGGCGTACTCGTGGAGTACTTCTGGTGGGGCTCGGTCTTCCTGGTGAACCTGCCCGCGATGGTGCTCCTGCTGATCCTCGGCCCGATGCTGCTCCCCGAGTCGAAGAACCCGGCGCCCGGCCGCTTCGACCTGCTGAGCGTGCCGCTGTCCATGGCCGCCGTCCTGCCGGTGATCTACGGCCTCAAGGAGATCCCCTCGGAGGGCTGGAACGTCCGATACGTCATGTCGGTGACCATCGGTCTGCTCTTCGCCACGCTCTTCGTCCACCGCCAGCGCACGATCGAGTCGCCGATGATCCCGCCCTCGCTCTTCCGCGGCCGCGGCTTCGCACCGGCCGTCTCACTGAACCTGCTGTCCTCGTTCGGGATGATGGGCTCGGCGCTCTTCACCACGCAGTACCTGCAGTCGGTGCTCGGCAAGAGCTCCATGGAGGCCGCGCTGTGGGGGCTGCTGCCCACCGTGCTGGTCGGCGTCGCCGCGCCGGTCGCCGCACGGCTCGTCCAGCGGGGAGTCAACCGGGCGTACGTCGTCTCCGGCGGCTTCGTCCTCGCGGCCTGCGGTTACGGAATGCTGACGGCCGCCGGTACGGACTCGCTGTGGCTGGTCCTCGCCGGGTCCGGGGTCATCGCCGCCGGGATCGTCACCGTGATGTCCCAGATGATGGACCTGGCGCTGGGCACCGTGCCGGTGGAGAAGGCGGGCAGCGCGTCCTCGGTCCTGGAGACGGGTGCGGAGTTCGGCGGGGCGCTGGGCATGGCGCTCCTCGGCTCCATCGGTACCGCGGTGTACCGCCACGACATCCCGGACGGCGCGCCGGCCGCGGCCCACGAGACCCTCGGCGCGGCTCTCGCCGTGGCCCCGCAGCTTCCGGGCCGCGCGGGCGACGCCCTGGTGACCGCGGCCCGAGAGGCCTTCACCAGTGGGATGCAGGCGGCCGCGGTCGCCGGGGCGGTGCTGTTGCTGGCGGCTGCGGTACTGGCGGCGATGAGCCTGCGCCAGGTCCGCGTACGCGAAACGGAGTGCGCGGAACCGGAGAAGGCCCTCGTCTGA
- the serA gene encoding phosphoglycerate dehydrogenase produces MSSKPVVLIAEELSPATVDALGPDFEIRHANGADRAELLPAIADVDAILIRSATKVDAEAIAAASKLKVVARAGVGLDNVDVSAATKAGVMVVNAPTSNIVTAAELACGLLLASARHIPQANTALKNGEWKRSKYTGVELAEKTLGVVGLGRIGALVAQRMSAFGMKVVAYDPYVQPARAAQMGVKVLSLDELLEVSDFITVHLPKTPETVGLIGDEALHKVKPSVRIVNAARGGIVDEAALYSALKEGRVAGAGLDVYAKEPCTDSPLFELDEVVCTPHLGASTDEAQEKAGISVARSVRLALAGELVPDAVNVQGGVIAEDVKPGLPLAEKLGRIFTALAGEVAVRLDVEVYGEITQHDVKVLELSALKGVFEDVVDETVSYVNAPLFAQERGVEVRLTTSSESSDHRNVVTVRGTLGDGQEVSVSGTLAGPKHHQKIVAVGEYDVDLALADHMVVLNYTDRPGVVGTLGRILGEAGINIAGMQVARADVGGEALAVLTVDDTVPQTVLTELAEEIGATQARSVNLV; encoded by the coding sequence GTGAGCTCGAAACCTGTCGTACTCATCGCTGAAGAGCTGTCGCCCGCGACCGTCGACGCCCTGGGCCCGGACTTCGAGATCCGGCACGCGAACGGCGCGGACCGCGCCGAACTGCTGCCCGCCATCGCCGACGTCGACGCGATCCTGATCCGTTCCGCGACGAAGGTCGATGCCGAGGCCATCGCCGCCGCGAGCAAGTTGAAGGTCGTCGCACGAGCCGGCGTCGGCCTGGACAACGTCGACGTCTCCGCCGCCACCAAGGCCGGCGTGATGGTCGTCAACGCCCCCACCTCGAACATCGTGACCGCCGCCGAGCTGGCCTGTGGTCTGCTCCTGGCCTCCGCGCGTCACATCCCGCAGGCCAACACCGCTCTCAAGAACGGTGAGTGGAAGCGCTCCAAGTACACCGGCGTAGAGCTCGCGGAGAAGACCCTCGGTGTCGTGGGTCTGGGCCGCATCGGCGCGCTCGTCGCCCAGCGCATGTCGGCCTTCGGCATGAAGGTCGTCGCCTACGACCCGTACGTACAGCCCGCGCGGGCCGCGCAGATGGGCGTCAAGGTCCTGTCGCTGGACGAGCTGCTCGAGGTCTCCGACTTCATCACCGTGCACCTGCCCAAGACGCCCGAGACCGTCGGTCTCATCGGCGACGAGGCGCTGCACAAGGTCAAGCCGTCGGTGCGGATCGTCAACGCCGCGCGCGGCGGGATCGTCGACGAGGCCGCGCTGTACTCCGCGCTCAAGGAGGGCCGGGTCGCCGGCGCCGGCCTCGACGTGTACGCGAAGGAGCCCTGCACGGACTCCCCGCTCTTCGAGCTCGACGAGGTCGTCTGCACCCCGCACCTCGGTGCCTCCACGGACGAGGCGCAGGAGAAGGCCGGTATCTCCGTCGCCCGCTCGGTGCGCCTCGCGCTCGCCGGCGAGCTGGTCCCGGACGCGGTGAACGTCCAGGGCGGTGTCATCGCCGAGGACGTCAAGCCGGGTCTGCCGCTCGCCGAGAAGCTCGGCCGCATCTTCACCGCCCTCGCGGGCGAGGTCGCGGTCCGCCTCGACGTCGAGGTGTACGGCGAGATCACCCAGCACGACGTCAAGGTGCTCGAACTCTCCGCGCTCAAGGGTGTGTTCGAGGACGTCGTCGACGAGACCGTGTCGTACGTGAACGCTCCGCTGTTCGCGCAGGAGCGCGGTGTCGAGGTGCGGCTGACCACGAGCTCGGAGTCCTCGGACCACCGGAACGTGGTGACCGTGCGCGGCACCCTCGGTGACGGCCAGGAGGTCTCGGTCTCCGGCACGCTCGCCGGGCCCAAGCACCACCAGAAGATCGTCGCGGTCGGCGAGTACGACGTGGATCTGGCGCTCGCCGACCACATGGTCGTCCTCAACTACACCGACCGTCCCGGTGTCGTCGGCACCCTCGGCCGGATCCTCGGCGAGGCCGGCATCAACATCGCGGGCATGCAGGTCGCCCGTGCGGACGTGGGTGGCGAGGCGCTTGCCGTGCTGACCGTGGACGACACGGTTCCGCAGACTGTTCTGACGGAGTTGGCGGAGGAGATCGGCGCGACGCAGGCTCGGTCGGTCAACCTCGTGTGA